Proteins encoded in a region of the Streptomyces sp. NBC_01471 genome:
- a CDS encoding glycoside hydrolase family 3 C-terminal domain-containing protein: protein MTDPTAATTPEEAVARLSLEEKATLTTGASWWITESFPHADVPEFRLADGPHGLRRQKDDRVDQLGIIDSAPATCFPPAVTLASSWDTALAERVGRALGRESLAHGVHVLLGPGVNIKRSPLCGRNFEYFSEDPLLSGVLGTAWVNGVQSQGVGTSLKHFAANNQESDRMTVSSDIDTRTLREIYLPAFRRVVTEAKPWTVMCAYNRLNGVHSSENHWLLTELLRGEWGYEGVVVSDWGAVVDRARSLAAGLDLEMPSSSGFGPARLVSAVASGEIDEKALDVSAARVVALARRAVLHADPDASYDQEAHHALAREAAARGAVLLKNEGGLLPLDPATDTRIAVLGEFARTPRYQGAGSSRVTPTRLDDALSAITAAAPGARIGFAPGFPVDNPDGDVTGLHEEAVRAAREADVAILFLGLPPSFESEGYDRDHIELPVEQTELLAAVTAANPNTVVVLANGSVVRLSGWIDDVPAVLEGWLAGQAGGSATADLLFGHANPSGRLTETVPLRLADTPAHLDWPGERSHARYSEGLFVGYRHYDAREMEVSYPFGHGLSYTTFEQTGLRVAQDATGLDVTVTVTNTGPRAGHEVVQVYVGALSSQVRRPVRELKAFATVFLAPGDTRDVTLRVARTDLAYFDIGLDAWLVEGLEYRIDVGASSRDIRLSATVTVEGDPYAALLDADSTIGEWRAHPVGGPAVDRLLERVRETMRDAYPKEGSHRYRMIANMRLSQLAKLPIVPLDFADVDNLLAEVRRAPRRS, encoded by the coding sequence GTGACCGACCCCACGGCAGCCACCACCCCCGAAGAAGCGGTGGCCCGGCTGAGCCTCGAAGAGAAGGCCACCCTGACGACCGGGGCGAGCTGGTGGATCACCGAGAGCTTCCCGCACGCGGACGTCCCGGAGTTCCGCCTCGCCGACGGACCGCACGGACTGCGCCGGCAGAAGGACGACCGGGTCGACCAACTCGGCATCATCGACAGCGCCCCGGCCACCTGTTTCCCGCCCGCCGTCACCCTGGCGAGCAGTTGGGACACCGCTCTCGCCGAACGCGTCGGCCGGGCGCTGGGCCGCGAGTCGCTCGCCCACGGCGTGCACGTACTCCTCGGCCCCGGCGTCAACATCAAGCGCAGCCCCCTGTGCGGGCGCAACTTCGAGTACTTCTCCGAGGACCCGCTGCTCAGCGGCGTCCTCGGCACCGCCTGGGTGAACGGCGTCCAGTCGCAGGGCGTCGGCACCTCCCTCAAGCACTTCGCCGCCAACAATCAGGAGAGCGACCGCATGACGGTCAGCTCCGACATCGACACCCGCACCCTGCGCGAGATCTACCTCCCCGCCTTCCGCCGCGTGGTCACCGAGGCCAAGCCCTGGACCGTCATGTGCGCCTACAACCGCCTCAACGGCGTGCACTCCTCGGAGAACCACTGGCTCCTCACCGAACTGCTGCGCGGCGAATGGGGCTACGAAGGCGTCGTCGTCTCGGACTGGGGCGCCGTCGTCGACCGGGCCCGTTCCCTCGCCGCCGGACTCGACCTCGAAATGCCCTCGTCCTCGGGATTCGGTCCCGCCCGGCTGGTCTCGGCGGTGGCCTCCGGCGAAATCGACGAGAAGGCCCTCGACGTCAGCGCCGCACGCGTCGTCGCACTCGCCCGCAGGGCGGTACTGCACGCCGACCCGGACGCCTCCTACGACCAGGAGGCCCACCACGCCCTCGCCCGCGAGGCCGCCGCCCGCGGTGCCGTACTCCTGAAGAACGAGGGCGGGCTGCTCCCCCTCGACCCGGCCACCGACACACGCATCGCGGTACTCGGCGAGTTCGCCCGTACGCCCCGCTACCAGGGTGCGGGCAGCTCGCGTGTCACCCCGACCCGGCTGGACGATGCGCTCAGCGCGATCACCGCCGCCGCGCCCGGCGCGCGTATCGGCTTCGCGCCCGGCTTCCCCGTCGACAACCCGGACGGCGACGTGACCGGTCTGCACGAGGAAGCCGTACGCGCCGCCCGCGAAGCCGACGTGGCCATCCTCTTCCTCGGCCTCCCGCCGAGCTTCGAGTCGGAGGGATACGACCGCGACCACATCGAACTCCCGGTCGAACAAACAGAGTTGCTCGCCGCAGTAACGGCAGCCAACCCGAACACGGTCGTGGTTCTCGCCAACGGCAGCGTCGTCCGCCTCTCCGGCTGGATCGACGACGTACCGGCCGTCCTGGAAGGCTGGCTGGCCGGCCAGGCCGGCGGCTCCGCCACCGCGGACCTGCTCTTCGGCCACGCCAACCCGTCCGGCCGCCTCACCGAAACCGTCCCGCTGCGCCTCGCCGACACCCCTGCCCACCTCGACTGGCCGGGCGAGAGGAGCCATGCGCGGTACAGCGAGGGACTGTTCGTCGGTTACCGCCACTACGACGCCCGCGAGATGGAGGTCTCGTACCCCTTCGGGCACGGCCTGTCGTACACGACCTTCGAGCAGACCGGTCTGCGGGTGGCCCAGGACGCCACCGGGCTCGACGTCACCGTGACGGTCACGAACACCGGTCCGCGCGCCGGGCACGAGGTGGTGCAGGTGTACGTGGGTGCACTGAGCTCACAAGTGCGCCGTCCTGTAAGGGAGTTGAAGGCGTTCGCCACAGTTTTTCTCGCCCCGGGGGACACCCGCGATGTCACTCTTCGCGTAGCCCGCACGGATCTCGCGTACTTCGACATCGGCCTCGACGCCTGGCTCGTCGAAGGACTCGAATACCGTATCGACGTAGGTGCCTCCAGCCGCGACATCCGCCTCAGCGCGACGGTCACGGTCGAGGGAGACCCGTACGCCGCCCTCTTGGACGCCGACTCGACCATCGGCGAGTGGCGCGCGCACCCGGTCGGCGGACCCGCTGTCGACCGTCTTCTTGAGCGCGTACGGGAAACCATGCGCGACGCGTACCCGAAGGAGGGCAGCCACCGCTACCGGATGATCGCGAACATGAGGCTCAGTCAGCTCGCGAAACTGCCCATCGTCCCGCTGGACTTCGCCGACGTGGACAACCTGCTGGCAGAGGTGCGGAGGGCTCCGCGGCGGAGCTGA
- a CDS encoding MFS transporter: MSGRPLRRMMVCAGPATLSIALVWGAVPGILLALQIQRTVGEGAKVGSLALVTTVGAIVAMVAQPVAGAVSDRTRTRFGRRAPWIAAGALTGGTALVAMAFMSSVPAILAAWCFVQLGYNFAMAPLSAVMPDRVPVARRGQYSAVLGLSSMCGSLFGQILGSVLEARITLAYVLLAAFSAVATAVFVTLNPDRSSRGLPQEPFRAREFLRGLLPNPRKHPDFFWVFVGRLCTFQSYFLVIGYKLYILQDYIGLGDGAIGKVPALAVAGVAGILPATLICGPLSDRLGRRKPFVVASASLIGCAMLVPPAAPTLTGMLVMAFLVGAGFGCFQGVDTALISQVLPSHESFARDLGVINIAAALPQALAPAVAAAVVLGLGYQALFPAAAIFGVLGAIAVLRVRSVR; the protein is encoded by the coding sequence GTGAGCGGTCGGCCGCTGCGGCGCATGATGGTCTGCGCGGGACCCGCCACTCTGAGCATCGCCCTGGTCTGGGGCGCCGTGCCCGGCATTCTGCTGGCCCTCCAGATCCAGCGCACCGTCGGCGAGGGTGCCAAGGTCGGCTCCCTGGCGCTGGTCACCACCGTCGGCGCGATCGTCGCCATGGTGGCGCAGCCCGTCGCCGGTGCGGTGTCCGACCGGACCCGGACGCGGTTCGGCCGCCGCGCACCCTGGATCGCGGCCGGTGCACTGACCGGCGGCACCGCGCTGGTCGCCATGGCGTTCATGAGTTCCGTGCCTGCGATCCTGGCCGCCTGGTGCTTCGTGCAGCTCGGTTACAACTTCGCGATGGCCCCGCTGTCCGCAGTGATGCCCGACCGGGTGCCGGTCGCCAGGCGTGGCCAGTACTCGGCGGTGCTCGGGCTCAGTTCGATGTGCGGATCACTGTTCGGGCAGATCCTGGGTTCCGTACTGGAGGCCCGCATCACTCTGGCGTACGTACTGCTGGCAGCCTTCTCGGCCGTCGCGACGGCGGTGTTCGTCACCCTCAACCCGGACCGGTCCAGCCGGGGCTTGCCGCAAGAGCCGTTCCGCGCACGCGAGTTTTTGCGGGGCCTGTTGCCCAATCCGCGTAAACACCCCGACTTCTTCTGGGTCTTCGTCGGCCGGCTCTGCACCTTCCAGTCGTACTTCCTGGTCATCGGGTACAAGCTCTACATCCTCCAGGACTACATCGGCCTCGGGGACGGGGCGATCGGCAAGGTGCCCGCCCTCGCCGTCGCGGGAGTCGCCGGAATACTCCCGGCCACACTGATCTGCGGCCCGCTCTCGGACCGGCTCGGCAGACGCAAACCCTTCGTCGTCGCCTCGGCCTCCCTCATCGGCTGCGCCATGCTCGTCCCGCCGGCCGCGCCCACCCTGACCGGGATGCTCGTGATGGCGTTCCTGGTGGGGGCCGGCTTCGGCTGTTTCCAGGGCGTGGACACCGCCCTCATCTCCCAAGTACTGCCTTCCCACGAGTCGTTCGCCCGCGACCTCGGCGTCATCAACATCGCCGCCGCCCTGCCGCAGGCGCTCGCACCGGCCGTCGCCGCGGCCGTCGTCCTCGGGCTTGGATACCAGGCTCTGTTCCCCGCAGCGGCGATCTTCGGGGTGCTCGGCGCGATCGCGGTCCTGCGGGTCCGCAGCGTGCGCTGA
- a CDS encoding TetR/AcrR family transcriptional regulator — protein sequence MKAQSSYAKGVAKREEILRVTLEIFGREGERNTTLRAVAKESDISLTGLMHYFDSKDHLLTEVLRASDRAAETRYRAPEAVRDPGEFLALALTANATDAARARLYITLVAASTDPAHPAHAYFRERFALLRATIAEHLASEEAAGRISPGLDPGFTASAIVAASDGIMVQWLSDPAIDMAEHVRRVWCALTAPKAAG from the coding sequence GTGAAAGCGCAGAGCTCGTACGCCAAGGGCGTCGCCAAGAGAGAGGAGATCCTCCGGGTCACCCTGGAGATCTTCGGCCGGGAGGGCGAGCGGAACACCACGCTGCGTGCAGTCGCCAAGGAGAGCGACATCAGCCTCACGGGCCTGATGCACTACTTCGACTCCAAGGATCATCTCCTCACCGAGGTGCTGCGGGCGAGCGACCGTGCGGCCGAAACCCGGTACCGGGCCCCGGAGGCTGTGCGCGACCCCGGTGAATTCCTGGCCCTGGCACTTACGGCGAACGCCACTGACGCGGCCCGCGCCCGGCTGTACATCACCCTGGTCGCCGCGTCGACGGACCCCGCCCACCCCGCGCACGCCTATTTCCGGGAGCGGTTCGCCCTGCTGCGCGCCACCATCGCCGAGCATCTCGCGTCCGAGGAGGCCGCCGGCCGGATCTCCCCCGGGCTCGACCCGGGCTTCACGGCCTCGGCGATCGTCGCAGCATCGGACGGCATCATGGTCCAGTGGCTGAGCGATCCCGCGATCGACATGGCCGAGCACGTACGCCGGGTGTGGTGCGCCCTCACCGCCCCGAAGGCCGCCGGCTGA
- a CDS encoding formylglycine-generating enzyme family protein, protein METSMECCASVPRSGAPGPLPTPAAEPPVHEQVALEGGQFRMGDAFDEGYPGDGERPVHTVRVAPFGIDATTVTVAMFGAFAEESGYVTVAEREGSSAVFHLAVAADRADVVRSDPAVPWWLEVRGADWRHPHGRLSTAEHDHPVVHVSWDDAVAYCTWADRRLPTEAEWEYAARGGLDGRRFAWGDELLPSGEWRCNIWQGRFPYENTGADGHLATAPVRSYPPNGFGLYEVAGNVWEWCADRFAPDYYAHSPAVDPEGPEGGDRRVMRGGSYLCHHSYCHRYRVAARSANTPGSSSGNCGFRTVSRRPSGR, encoded by the coding sequence ATGGAGACGTCAATGGAATGCTGCGCATCCGTTCCCCGGTCCGGTGCTCCGGGGCCCCTCCCCACGCCGGCTGCGGAACCTCCCGTGCATGAGCAAGTCGCCCTGGAGGGAGGGCAGTTCCGGATGGGTGACGCCTTCGATGAGGGGTATCCGGGGGACGGTGAACGTCCTGTGCACACGGTGCGTGTCGCGCCGTTCGGTATCGACGCCACGACCGTCACCGTGGCGATGTTCGGGGCCTTTGCCGAGGAGAGCGGGTATGTCACCGTGGCCGAGCGGGAGGGAAGCTCGGCCGTCTTCCACCTGGCGGTCGCCGCCGATCGGGCCGATGTCGTACGGTCCGACCCGGCCGTCCCGTGGTGGCTGGAGGTGCGGGGTGCGGACTGGCGGCACCCGCACGGCCGCCTTTCCACCGCCGAACACGACCACCCCGTCGTGCATGTGTCCTGGGACGATGCCGTCGCCTACTGCACGTGGGCGGACCGCAGGCTGCCGACCGAGGCGGAGTGGGAGTACGCGGCCCGGGGCGGCCTCGATGGGCGGCGCTTTGCCTGGGGCGACGAATTGCTTCCGAGCGGCGAGTGGCGGTGCAACATCTGGCAGGGCCGCTTCCCGTACGAGAACACGGGCGCCGACGGACATCTCGCGACCGCGCCCGTCCGCAGCTACCCGCCCAACGGCTTCGGCCTGTACGAGGTGGCCGGGAACGTGTGGGAGTGGTGCGCCGACCGGTTCGCGCCGGACTACTACGCACATTCGCCCGCCGTTGATCCCGAAGGCCCGGAGGGTGGCGACCGGCGGGTGATGCGCGGCGGCTCGTACCTGTGCCACCACTCCTACTGCCACCGCTACCGGGTGGCGGCCCGCTCGGCCAACACCCCCGGGTCCAGCAGCGGGAACTGCGGGTTCCGGACCGTCAGCCGGCGGCCTTCGGGGCGGTGA
- a CDS encoding PadR family transcriptional regulator: MKFEYVLLGLLARRPYSGYDLRKWLETEGQFVWAKAHHSQIYRKLAQLEAEGWVRHEIDAREGRPDAKVYRLTESGHDALMDWVRGPYEPSTRLQDIDFTARFSVSAPLDKDTAISLLRTELDYRRAQIAKNRHRDRTLHYEDPLPGLDQELDREVQESLHLLGARAMDTWVDWLEQTLHRLTGNRNDDRTTSEEPAR; this comes from the coding sequence GTGAAGTTTGAGTACGTGCTGCTGGGCCTGCTGGCTCGCCGCCCCTACAGCGGTTACGACCTGCGCAAGTGGCTGGAGACCGAGGGTCAGTTCGTGTGGGCGAAGGCGCATCACAGCCAGATCTACCGAAAACTCGCCCAGCTGGAGGCGGAGGGCTGGGTGCGGCACGAGATCGACGCACGCGAGGGCCGCCCGGACGCGAAGGTCTACCGGCTGACCGAGAGCGGGCACGACGCGCTGATGGACTGGGTGCGTGGGCCGTACGAGCCCTCGACCCGCCTCCAGGACATCGATTTCACCGCCCGCTTCAGCGTGTCCGCCCCACTGGACAAGGACACCGCGATCAGCCTGCTCCGCACCGAACTCGACTACCGCCGCGCGCAGATCGCCAAGAACCGCCACCGCGACCGGACCCTGCACTACGAGGACCCGTTGCCCGGCCTCGATCAGGAGCTGGACCGGGAGGTCCAGGAGTCGCTGCACCTGCTGGGCGCGAGGGCGATGGACACCTGGGTCGACTGGCTGGAGCAGACCCTGCACCGGCTGACCGGAAACCGTAACGACGACCGCACGACCAGCGAGGAGCCCGCCCGATGA
- a CDS encoding sulfatase-like hydrolase/transferase: MKAIMVMFDSLNRHMLPPYGGDWTHAPNFARLSEGAVTFDNAYAGSMPCMPARREIHTGRHNFLHRSWGPLEPFDDSMPELLKRNGVYTHLVSDHPHYWEDGGATYHGRYHTWEFFRGQEGDPWKGQVADPPMPENLKQVRFGPGYRQDWVNRQHTATEDRHPQTLTFDAGLEFVAANKDADRWFVQIETFDPHEPFFSPQRYKDLYPHDYEGPHFDWPDYKRVVETDEQVHHGRMEYGALLSMCDHSLGRVLDTMDELELWDDTLLIVNTDHGLLLGEKGWWGKSVQPWFNELVHLPLFAWDPRTAAAGARREALVQTIDLAPTLLEFFGVERPRDMQGAPLPMAADAPVREAGLFGIHGGHVNVTDGRHVYMRAPASPDNSPLYEHTLMPTHMRGRFSPAELVGLELAEPFDFTKNVRTVRVPARTLINPYHHGTLLFDLESDPEQSTPLLDDAVELRMATLMAELMRANDAPPSQYARLGLPEHGPVTDAHLLVRAQRAQAERATQPLPRMADYPESRLSLRTPFQALIADPFAVEVLRTHLPGVVDSELIQTIGSTPLIDLAATAGALFPSDALHRVAEDLAKL; encoded by the coding sequence ATGAAGGCCATCATGGTCATGTTCGACAGCCTCAACCGTCATATGCTGCCGCCGTACGGGGGCGACTGGACGCACGCCCCGAACTTCGCCCGCCTCTCCGAGGGTGCCGTCACCTTCGACAACGCATACGCCGGTTCGATGCCGTGCATGCCGGCCCGCCGCGAGATCCACACCGGGCGGCACAACTTCCTGCACCGCAGCTGGGGCCCGCTGGAGCCGTTCGACGACTCGATGCCGGAACTGCTCAAGCGGAACGGCGTCTACACCCACCTGGTCAGCGATCACCCGCACTACTGGGAGGACGGCGGCGCGACCTACCACGGCCGCTACCACACCTGGGAGTTCTTCCGCGGGCAGGAGGGCGACCCGTGGAAGGGGCAGGTGGCGGACCCGCCGATGCCCGAGAACCTCAAGCAGGTGCGGTTCGGACCCGGCTACCGGCAGGACTGGGTCAACCGGCAGCACACAGCCACCGAGGACCGGCACCCGCAGACCCTCACCTTCGACGCCGGCCTCGAATTCGTCGCGGCGAACAAGGACGCCGACCGGTGGTTCGTCCAGATCGAGACCTTCGACCCGCACGAACCCTTCTTCAGCCCGCAGCGCTACAAGGACCTCTATCCGCACGACTACGAAGGCCCGCACTTCGACTGGCCCGACTACAAGCGCGTGGTGGAGACCGACGAACAGGTCCACCACGGGCGGATGGAGTACGGGGCGCTGCTCTCCATGTGCGACCACTCGCTGGGACGCGTCCTGGACACCATGGACGAACTGGAGCTGTGGGACGACACCCTGCTGATCGTCAACACCGACCATGGGCTGCTGCTCGGCGAGAAGGGCTGGTGGGGCAAGAGCGTCCAGCCCTGGTTCAACGAACTGGTCCACCTCCCCCTGTTCGCCTGGGACCCGCGCACGGCTGCCGCAGGCGCGCGCCGGGAGGCGCTCGTGCAGACCATCGACCTCGCCCCCACCCTCCTCGAATTCTTCGGCGTCGAGCGCCCGCGCGACATGCAGGGCGCACCGCTGCCGATGGCCGCCGACGCACCCGTGCGTGAGGCCGGCCTCTTCGGCATCCACGGCGGACACGTCAACGTCACCGACGGGCGCCACGTGTACATGCGCGCGCCCGCCTCGCCGGACAACTCCCCTTTGTACGAGCACACATTGATGCCGACGCACATGAGGGGGCGGTTCTCACCCGCCGAACTCGTCGGCCTGGAACTGGCCGAACCGTTCGACTTCACCAAGAACGTCCGCACGGTGCGCGTGCCGGCCCGTACCCTGATCAACCCGTACCACCACGGCACCCTCCTCTTCGACCTGGAGAGCGACCCCGAACAGAGCACCCCGCTCCTCGACGACGCGGTCGAACTGCGCATGGCGACCCTGATGGCCGAGCTGATGCGGGCCAACGACGCACCGCCCAGCCAGTACGCACGCCTGGGGCTGCCCGAGCACGGACCAGTCACGGACGCGCACCTGTTGGTACGGGCCCAGCGCGCCCAGGCCGAGCGGGCGACACAACCGCTGCCCCGCATGGCGGACTACCCGGAGAGCCGGCTCTCGCTGCGCACCCCTTTCCAGGCGCTCATCGCCGACCCGTTCGCCGTCGAGGTGCTGCGCACCCACCTTCCGGGCGTCGTGGACTCCGAACTGATCCAGACGATCGGGTCGACACCGCTGATCGACCTCGCGGCGACGGCCGGGGCGCTGTTCCCGTCCGACGCGCTGCACCGCGTCGCCGAGGACCTCGCGAAACTCTGA
- a CDS encoding MFS transporter, which translates to MTELSKDAAPPGMVTGQTPAQVRGRYRQLSLLGGTMLVDNTEAGLVNSLFPLIRQSLGVSLGALGILTAASKIVGAFTGPFWVWAAQRWSRKSVLSVATGLWGVWGVAAGFSQNFTQLIILYTILAAGYAAANPIITEIIGDLFGSSSRGRAVGILYGTISLVSAVIGPLSGQLADVDEGWHWGLWGIGTFNILLGLALLIWFRDPGRGAAEEQLADLDQATREAHSELTWAKAFSLLKIRSLVILIVSRLLSGHLLVVTFGVVFLVDVHGFSTQKATLVTLPFGVGYFLGTLLGGVAADWASRRSPRFGPVAVLQTAQFAFAVFAFFGSQFHYDSILVYGVFFALLGAAQGINPSVNRPMVMAITPPELRAGAFALYVSVAEALAWAGYSLGAGFLADTVGLQVVFLWILVILMVINGLFLTLLYRPYAADTARVQRELDARRRAALTEPR; encoded by the coding sequence ATGACCGAGCTCAGCAAAGACGCTGCGCCTCCCGGCATGGTTACCGGCCAAACCCCCGCACAGGTCAGGGGCCGCTACCGGCAGCTCTCCCTGCTCGGCGGCACCATGCTCGTCGACAACACCGAGGCCGGTCTGGTCAACAGCCTGTTCCCGCTCATCAGGCAATCGCTCGGCGTCTCGCTCGGCGCCCTGGGCATTCTCACCGCGGCCAGCAAGATCGTGGGCGCATTCACCGGCCCGTTCTGGGTGTGGGCCGCCCAGCGCTGGTCGCGCAAGAGCGTGCTCAGCGTGGCCACCGGCCTGTGGGGCGTCTGGGGAGTGGCCGCCGGCTTCTCCCAGAACTTCACCCAACTCATCATCCTGTACACCATATTGGCGGCCGGTTACGCCGCCGCGAACCCGATCATCACCGAGATCATCGGCGACCTCTTCGGCAGCTCCTCCCGCGGCCGTGCCGTCGGCATCCTCTACGGAACGATCTCACTGGTCAGCGCGGTGATCGGGCCGCTCAGCGGGCAGCTCGCCGACGTGGACGAGGGCTGGCACTGGGGCCTTTGGGGCATCGGCACGTTCAACATCCTGCTCGGTCTCGCCCTGCTGATCTGGTTCCGCGACCCGGGCCGGGGCGCCGCCGAGGAGCAGCTCGCCGACCTCGACCAGGCCACCCGTGAAGCCCACTCGGAACTCACCTGGGCCAAGGCGTTCTCGCTCCTCAAGATCCGCAGCCTGGTGATCCTGATCGTCTCGCGCCTGCTGTCCGGGCACCTGCTGGTGGTCACCTTCGGCGTGGTCTTCCTGGTGGACGTGCACGGATTCAGCACCCAGAAGGCCACACTCGTCACCCTGCCTTTCGGCGTCGGCTACTTCCTCGGCACCCTCCTGGGCGGGGTCGCCGCCGACTGGGCCTCCCGGCGCAGTCCGCGTTTCGGACCGGTCGCGGTCCTCCAGACGGCACAGTTCGCCTTCGCCGTCTTCGCCTTCTTCGGCAGCCAGTTCCACTACGACAGCATCCTCGTGTACGGCGTCTTCTTCGCACTGCTCGGCGCGGCACAGGGCATCAACCCGAGCGTCAACCGGCCGATGGTCATGGCCATCACCCCACCCGAACTCCGGGCCGGTGCCTTCGCGTTGTACGTGTCCGTCGCCGAGGCGCTCGCCTGGGCCGGCTACAGCCTGGGCGCGGGATTCCTCGCCGACACCGTCGGGCTCCAAGTGGTCTTCCTGTGGATCCTGGTCATCCTCATGGTGATCAACGGCCTCTTCCTCACCCTGCTCTATCGCCCGTACGCCGCCGACACCGCCCGCGTACAGCGGGAACTGGACGCCCGGCGCAGGGCCGCCCTGACCGAACCCCGCTGA
- a CDS encoding glycoside hydrolase family 1 protein, whose amino-acid sequence MTSTRRLPDGFLWGASTSAHQIEGNNTNSDWWLFEHTGNPYIKEPSGDACDSYHRWPEDMDLLAHLGFTDYRFSIEWARIEPAPGEFSQAAIAHYRRMVEGAHARGLRPLVTLHHFTAPRWFTEGGGWEAAGSDELFARFLTAAAPVYATGVTHVCTINEPNMLASMATLYKAHFSGDQLPTFGLTTPDGATAEALVRAHGRAVETVKSLAPHVLCGWSVANQVYQPLPGAQDVAAAFRHPREDVFLEAARDDDWLGVQSYTRTRIGPDGPLPVPPEAEHTLMGWEFYPGALGEALRHSAAVAPGVPLIVTENGIATADDTRRIHYTAGALDSLADAMDDGIDVRGYFHWSALDNYEWGRYAPTFGLIAVDRETFVRTPKPSAAWLGATGRTRALPLAPRSE is encoded by the coding sequence ATGACATCCACACGACGACTCCCCGACGGCTTCCTCTGGGGCGCTTCCACCTCCGCGCACCAGATCGAAGGCAACAACACCAACAGCGACTGGTGGCTCTTCGAGCACACGGGCAACCCCTACATCAAGGAGCCCAGCGGCGACGCCTGCGACAGCTACCACCGCTGGCCCGAAGACATGGACCTGCTGGCTCACCTCGGTTTCACCGACTACCGGTTCAGCATCGAGTGGGCGCGCATCGAACCCGCCCCCGGTGAGTTCTCCCAGGCCGCGATCGCCCACTACCGGCGCATGGTCGAAGGTGCGCACGCACGTGGCCTGCGGCCTCTGGTGACGCTGCACCACTTCACCGCCCCCAGGTGGTTCACCGAGGGTGGCGGATGGGAAGCCGCCGGGTCGGACGAACTGTTCGCCCGTTTCCTCACGGCCGCCGCGCCCGTCTACGCCACCGGCGTGACCCACGTGTGCACCATCAACGAGCCCAACATGCTCGCCTCCATGGCCACCCTCTACAAGGCCCATTTCTCCGGGGACCAACTGCCGACGTTCGGGCTGACAACGCCGGACGGCGCCACCGCCGAGGCCCTCGTACGCGCCCACGGCCGTGCCGTCGAGACGGTCAAGTCCCTTGCTCCGCACGTACTGTGCGGATGGTCCGTCGCGAACCAGGTGTACCAGCCGCTGCCCGGGGCGCAGGACGTCGCAGCGGCCTTCCGCCACCCCCGTGAGGACGTCTTTCTCGAAGCGGCCCGCGACGACGACTGGCTCGGCGTGCAGTCGTACACCCGCACTCGCATCGGTCCCGACGGCCCTCTGCCCGTACCGCCGGAGGCGGAACACACCCTCATGGGCTGGGAGTTCTACCCCGGGGCCCTGGGGGAAGCGCTGCGTCACAGTGCCGCCGTCGCCCCCGGCGTCCCCCTGATCGTCACCGAGAACGGCATCGCCACCGCCGACGACACCCGGCGTATCCACTACACCGCCGGCGCCCTCGACTCCCTCGCCGACGCCATGGACGACGGCATCGACGTCCGCGGCTACTTCCACTGGAGCGCGCTCGACAACTACGAGTGGGGGCGCTACGCACCCACCTTCGGACTGATCGCCGTCGACCGCGAGACCTTCGTCCGTACCCCCAAGCCCTCCGCCGCATGGCTCGGCGCCACCGGACGCACCCGGGCCCTGCCCCTCGCTCCTCGGTCGGAGTAG
- a CDS encoding TerD family protein, translated as MNGELGKVEVRLRWDPSPLGEAPHDLDIIGAVYSADDPWGRPVYVVHTESRSPDGTITMGRHSESGQGLGFDEVMVLEFDRIPSDYGRVVVGVAIHQNAGPLTFGEIANPGVVVVERYRELLVDDFAQLAGSTAATVAEFTRDGSAGWELREMLRGFDSNPVDFMAEMGTVAE; from the coding sequence GTGAACGGCGAACTGGGCAAGGTTGAGGTAAGGCTCCGGTGGGATCCGAGCCCGCTGGGGGAGGCACCACACGATCTGGACATCATCGGCGCGGTCTACTCCGCCGACGACCCGTGGGGGCGGCCGGTGTACGTCGTCCACACCGAGAGCCGCTCCCCGGACGGCACCATCACCATGGGCCGGCACAGCGAGTCCGGCCAGGGCCTCGGCTTCGATGAAGTGATGGTCCTGGAGTTCGACCGGATACCGTCCGACTACGGCCGGGTGGTGGTGGGGGTGGCGATTCACCAGAACGCCGGGCCTCTCACCTTCGGCGAGATCGCGAACCCCGGTGTGGTCGTCGTCGAGCGGTACCGGGAACTCCTCGTGGACGACTTCGCGCAGCTTGCGGGGTCCACTGCCGCAACGGTCGCGGAGTTCACCCGGGACGGCTCGGCGGGCTGGGAGCTGCGCGAGATGCTCCGCGGCTTCGACAGCAATCCGGTGGACTTCATGGCGGAGATGGGCACGGTCGCCGAGTGA